TTATTTTTTAGATGATTAGAGATATCAGTCTGTATTTCACACCCAATTTCCTTGATTTTCCCTTATTTTCTTGAAAATATAGGATAGCTTCAGCTATCCTAAATTGTTCCTTTCTTTTTTAGCGTCCTTAATTGGTGCAGATTAAAAGAAAAAGCAGTCATCAACATTTTTACATTCACCCTTTCCACAGTCGTAACAAGCACTCTTCCTGCTTTGAATACTTCTTTTGTTACTGCATATACTCTTTCACACGGAACTCTTTTCACACTAATTCTTTCATTTCTGAAAACATCCCGTATCTCTAATGGATGATCTCTCACTGCCCTTTGCATTGTTGCTGCATAGCCTTTTGCAACTGCTCCAAAGTATCCTTTGTCCCTGTAAACAACTTCACCTTCTCTGGAGAGGTCTACCTGTGAATCATGTACTGATGCAGTTGTTGTTTCAAATCTTCGGATCAATTCATAGTCCTTGTCAATTATTGTATGAAGCTTGTATCCAAAGTGAGATTTGCCACCTTTTTTTGCCCATGTTCCATCTTTGCTTCTTGCTGTTTTAGCATCTTTTCCTCTGGGTTTATCGGCTTTAGCGTGTCCTGGATTGGAATGAATAAAAGTGGCATCTTGAATCATTCCTTTTTTGATCTTCAATCCAAGAGCATTAAGTTGATTTTGCATTTCATTCCATATTTCGTTCTCTTTACCATTTTCTGAAATCCTCTTTCTGAATGACCAGACAGTTGTACTGTCTGGTACATATTCTGGAAATCCCAGAAATTTCCTAAAGGATATTCTATCAATGCATTGTCTTTCGAGTTCAGCATCAGAGAGGCCATGCCATTGTTGCAAAACAAGCATTTTGAACATAACAATAACATCAGCTTCAGGCCTCCCGCCTGAAGCTGTTCTATTATTGTACATTGATTCTAATATTGGTCGAAAAGATTTCCAATCAATAAGTGATTCAATTTCAGCAAGCTTGTCACCAACTGCTTGAAGACGTTTGTATTCTTCGTTTAAAGCAAAATCAGTTAAATCATCCATAGTAATGAATTTATTTGTAAATTATTTAAATTTTAGTGATAAGTAGCTAGAGAAATGTGAGTTAATCGAAATTCTCTAGAGGAATATTTTTAATGAACGTTTAATGACTACTCCACCCGGAATTTAATACAACTATATAAAATTCGATCATACAATAACTTCTCAATTAAAATTACAAGAGCAATAATAAATAAAGATTGAAATCTAACTTACACATGGCATCATGCAAGATAACATATTCAAATACTAATTAAAAGTTGCAATATTATGGAGTATGCTAAACACTACATAT
The sequence above is a segment of the uncultured Methanolobus sp. genome. Coding sequences within it:
- a CDS encoding IS5 family transposase — protein: MDDLTDFALNEEYKRLQAVGDKLAEIESLIDWKSFRPILESMYNNRTASGGRPEADVIVMFKMLVLQQWHGLSDAELERQCIDRISFRKFLGFPEYVPDSTTVWSFRKRISENGKENEIWNEMQNQLNALGLKIKKGMIQDATFIHSNPGHAKADKPRGKDAKTARSKDGTWAKKGGKSHFGYKLHTIIDKDYELIRRFETTTASVHDSQVDLSREGEVVYRDKGYFGAVAKGYAATMQRAVRDHPLEIRDVFRNERISVKRVPCERVYAVTKEVFKAGRVLVTTVERVNVKMLMTAFSFNLHQLRTLKKKGTI